The genomic window TCGGAACGGTAGTTATGTTCGGTCTGATCTTCGTCATCTTCTATTTCATGATCATTCGACCACAGCAGAAGCGGCAGAAAGAGCGTCAGAAGATGCTCGACGCAATGGAGAAAGGCGACAAGATTCTCACAGCTGGGGGAATCTATGGGACTGTCGTGGGAATTGAAGAGAAGGTCGTCCTCGTACAGATCGCGGACAACGTGAAGGTGAAAGTCGATCGCGGTTCGGTCGGCAGTGTGTTACGAGAGGCCAATCCGGAAGAGAAAACGAAGTAGAAGAACGATTGAGGCGAACGAAAAGCCCCGTTGTTTGGATAACCGCTGTGGTAGCGGCGTCAGCGCTCACGTGCTTCGTGACCTGAGGATCAATGACTTGTGCTTGGCGATGGACCCTCAGACCGCGAGGCCGGCTTCGTTCAGCATGAATTCGGAATTGTCGAACGGGCTCGTTGGGGATCGATCCGGAATGCTCCAGAAGACATAGTATGAGAGCGGGGAGGCGGACGCTGGGGAACCCAATCCTCATTGACTGTGTCATTAAGGTTGGGTAATGGCAGGAACCTCACTCTCCAGCACTTTTTTGTTGCGTCTTTCCGTTTTTTGCGATAGCTTACCCTCGGAGTAAGCGGAGCCACCATCTCACAATCAGAGATGATGGCTTTTCTTTTTGCCTTCTCGAAATAAAGGTAGTTACCAAGCATCAGGGCTCTGGTGGAGGAATGATGGGAGATAAAAGTAACGGTACGGTGTATCTGACGCGCGAACGATTCGTGGAGCTCGAAGCGGATCTTCGGGAGTTGAAGATCCATGGCAGAAAAGACATCGCGCAGAAGATCGCGGAGGCCCGGTCATACGGAGAT from Ignavibacteriales bacterium includes these protein-coding regions:
- the yajC gene encoding preprotein translocase subunit YajC codes for the protein MQFHPILAQATPDGGGMIGTVVMFGLIFVIFYFMIIRPQQKRQKERQKMLDAMEKGDKILTAGGIYGTVVGIEEKVVLVQIADNVKVKVDRGSVGSVLREANPEEKTK